Proteins from one Acropora muricata isolate sample 2 chromosome 9, ASM3666990v1, whole genome shotgun sequence genomic window:
- the LOC136929082 gene encoding nck-associated protein 1 homolog isoform X1 produces the protein MDRGVSVTEQRLAEKLSILNDRGLGMITRIYNIKKACSDAKARPGFLSDKSLDPAIKAIVKKFPVTDTKSPQLQPLHNVQNDVLKGLSNYYYTFVDVMEFRDNTSELLTEIDANFVHFDITLNYGLTKSYLDLIVTYATLMMLVARVEDRKAVLGLYNHAFEMKNGRGEDSFPRLGSMIVEYENPLKKVAEQFVPHQQRVSTALQSVHDIYLRRNITAEQWRQSQIISIISVPVQMLNPVTSDVPPVEYLSLDTIQKWILFGYTLCHQQLAMPGVTDMWRTALQDGYCITLYRDEIIMFHKEFQNLLDGMKGYSKRVKDIQDAATQAVTLRGPIHRERRNYLRTALKEMSLILSDQPGLLGPKILVVLQALSMARDEVLWLIRHACTPPPKGKKLNQEDFVDVKLPQLLLFIEEIRGMMQKYVSVLQRYFIQYLGGFDVNLLKEVVQKISVCSDDISIIMTSFIDDLSQLNVKQVEAGDTFDFESMRLDWMRLQAYTSVRGTSPELKDNRDLAVLMNNVSFHSKLVDVPERLLMEVSDLSIFCFYPSFFEDAFLKSVEDPNYSRYSIAFPLICSHFMSSTNEYCPEERYPIGERSLSAVNMFLDSMAKEARNILSQVGPEHIQLNQQLWQIQAVRLMTELSGDRKKDKNKKNIQSEFVPPGTESFRKSRESLTALDRKLIALTEISRGITYTDAIPVWEHIFAPREYLNTHLEEFFTKSVITMVQFDADNLRIARPSELLGNVKTTMATLRGLENFTGVDMARLFNHVLLQQTQPEDSQGAITITNMYSTWYLDAFLRRVTTDSVVYSPRRRSFVNKPGQSFRAEEYTDVNELQALAELLGAYGMKHLGQKLLVQVGHQVGEIKKLVVQNKDVLSNLRSCFDKQDQCMEQIRRLKNIDDFVLRVTIVGVILTFRSLTQEALETVLHKRVPFLMNSIVDFKDHFPQGNNDRPLVEEMATSAGLQCEIDPVLCQALRGHKEKKPEDDSLIWSLFLVFAAVTLPSLAYRDASDYNAELEAHENNAHCMAVAINRLAGALCFNNGDSVEERMREFLAVASSSLLKLGIEMEKDVKTRESTYLLLDLIVNESPYLTMDVLESCFPYALLRNAYHEVYQKKMENWL, from the exons ATGGATCGCGGTGTATCGGTAACAGAACAAAGATTGGCAGAAAAACTGTCCATCTTGAATGATCGAGGGCTTGGAATGATCACAAGAATTTATAACATCAAGAAA GCATGCTCAGATGCAAAAGCAAGGCCAGGGTTTTTGTCAGACAAGTCCTTGGATCCTGCAATTAAAGCTATTGTCAAAAAGTTCCCTGTTACAGATACAAAG AGTCCTCAGCTTCAACCACTTCACAATGTTCAAAATGACGTTCTTAAAGGTCTCTCAAATTACTATTACACATTTGTGGATGTCATGGAATTTAGG GATAACACAAGTGAACTGTTAACAGAAATTGATGCCAATTTTGTCCACTTTGACATT ACCCTAAACTACGGATTGACAAAGTCTTACTTGGACCTGATTGTCACCTATGCAACACTTATGATGCTGGTGGCACGGGTGGAAGATCGTAAAGCTGTCCTGGGTCTTTATAACCATGCCTTTGAAATGAAGAATGGAAGAGG GGAAGACTCCTTCCCAAGGTTGGGTTCAATGATTGTGGAGTATGAAAATCCACTGAAAAAGGTGGCAGAACAGTTTGTACCTCACCAACAG CGTGTCTCAACTGCTCTTCAGTCAGTTCATGACATTTATCTCAGGAGAAATATAACTGCAGAACAG TGGCGACAGTCACAGATTATCAGCATTATTAGTGTTCCAGTACAGATGTTGAACCCAGTAACCAGTGATGTT CCCCCTGTTGAGTATCTGTCTCTGGACACCATTCAGAAGTGGATTTTAT TTGGGTACACCCTTTGCCACCAACAACTTGCGATGCCAGGTGTAACAGACATGTGGAGGACGGCATTGCAAGATGGGTACTGCATAACTCTGTACAGAGATGAAATTATCATGTTTCACAAAGAATTCCAGAATTTGCTTGATGGAATGAAAGG GTACAGCAAACGTGTCAAGGATATTCAAGATGCAGCAACACAAGCAGTGACGTTGAG AGGTCCTATTCACAGAGAGCGTCGCAACTATCTTCGGACAGCCTTGAAGGAGATGTCTTTGATTCTCTCTGATCAGCCAGGGCTATTAGGACCAAAG ATTCTAGTGGTATTACAGGCTTTAAGCATGGCAAGAGATGAGGTACTGTGGCTGATCAGACATGCATGCACACCACCTCCAAAGGGCAAGAAGCTTAACCAAGAAGACTTTGTGGACGT tAAACTGCCTCAGCTGTTGCTCTTCATAGAAGAAATTCGAG GTATGATGCAGAAGTATGTGTCAGTACTGCAGCGGTATTTTATCCAGTACTTGGGTGGTTTTGATGTTAACCTGCTCAAAGAAGTTGTCCAG AAAATATCAGTTTGTTCTGATGACATTTCCATCATCATGACATCTTTTATTGATGACTTGTCACAGCTGAACGTGAAACAAG TTGAAGCAGGAGACACGTTCGATTTTGAGAGCATGAGGTTAGACTGGATGAGACTTCAG GCTTACACCAGCGTGCGTGGTACATCACCTGAATTGAAGGACAACAGAGATTTAGCCGTGCTAATGAATAACGTGTCCTTCCACTCCAAACTGGTCGATGTCCCGGAAAGGCTCTTAATGGAAGTTTCAGATCTCTCCATATTTTG TTTCTATCCTAGTTTTTTCGAAGACGCGTTTTTGAAGAGTGTGGAGGATCCTAATTATTCAAG ATATTCTATTGCCTTTCCGCTGATTTGTAGCCATTTTATGTCCAGCACAAACGAATATTGTCCAGAGGAG CGGTATCCAATCGGCGAGCGCAGTCTGTCAGCCGTGAATATGTTTTTAGATTCCATGGCCAAGGAAGCCAGGAATATCTTGAGCCAGGTGGGCCCGGAACATATTCAACTCAATCAACAG TTGTGGCAGATACAGGCCGTGCGATTGATGACAGAATTATCTGGCGATAGAAAGAAggacaagaacaaaaagaacATACAGAGCGAGTTTGTTCCACCTGGAACCGAGAGCTTTCGAAAGAGCAGAGAATCGCTCACCGC GTTGGACCGAAAACTAATTGCCTTGACAGAAATTTCTCGCGGAATAACATACACCGATGCGATTCCTGTGTGGGAACACATCTTTGCCCCTCGAGAGTACTTGAACACACATCTGGAGGAATTCTTCACCAA GTCTGTGATCACCATGGTCCAGTTTGACGCTGACAACCTCAGGATTGCGCGACCTTCGGAACTGCTTGGCAATGTTAAG ACGACGATGGCTACTCTGAGGGGGCTGGAAAACTTTA CTGGTGTTGACATGGCTCGTCTGTTTAACCACGTACTTCTTCAACAAACGCAACCTGAAGATAGCCAGGGCGCCATTACAATCACCAACATGTACTCGACATG GTACCTGGACGCGTTCTTGCGGCGTGTTACAACAGATAGCGTTGTTTACTCTCCTCGTCGTCGCTCATTTGTCAACAAACCGGGTCAGTCATTCAGAGCCGAGGAATACACAGATGTCAACG AACTTCAGGCTCTTGCAGAATTGCTTGGCGCGTATGGAATGAAACATCTCGGACAGAAATTATTGGTTCAAGTCGGCCACCAGGTTGGGGAGATTAAG AAACTCGTCGTCCAGAATAAAGACGTGTTGTCAAACTTGCGCTCATGCTTTGACAAACAAGATCAGTGTATGGAGCAGATCAGGAGGCTAAAAA ACATCGATGACTTCGTGCTGAGAGTAACTATCGTCGGAGTAATCCTGACTTTCCGTTCACTGACCCAGGAAGCCCTTGAAACA GTTCTCCACAAGAGGGTGCCATTCTTAATGAACTCTATCGTGGACTTCAAGGACCATTTTCCACAAGGAAACAACGATCGACCG CTCGTTGAAGAGATGGCGACGTCTGCGGGCCTTCAGTGTGAGATCGACCCTGTTCTTTGTCAAGCTCTGCGCGGGCATAAAG AAAAGAAACCCGAGGATGATTCTTTGATCTGGTCGCTATTTCTG GTATTTGCAGCTGTCACTTTACCATCGCTGGCCTACAGGGATGCCTCCGATTATAATGCTGAACTAGAAG CGCATGAAAACAACGCCCACTGTATGGCAGTGGCTATTAATCGCTTGGCAGGCGCACTGTGCTTTAACAATGGAGACAGCGTGGAAGAAAGAATGCGGGAATTCTTAGCT GTCGCCTCTTCAAGCCTCTTGAAGCTGGGAATTGAGATGGAGAAAGACGTCAAGACTCGCGAATCAACATATCTCCTTTTGGACTTG ATCGTGAATGAATCACCTTACCTGACAATGGACGTGTTGGAGTCGTGTTTCCCCTACGCCTTACTGAGAAATGCTTACCATGAAGTCTACCAG aagaAGATGGAGAACTGGCTCTGA
- the LOC136929082 gene encoding nck-associated protein 1 homolog isoform X2: MDRGVSVTEQRLAEKLSILNDRGLGMITRIYNIKKACSDAKARPGFLSDKSLDPAIKAIVKKFPVTDTKSPQLQPLHNVQNDVLKGLSNYYYTFVDVMEFRDNTSELLTEIDANFVHFDITLNYGLTKSYLDLIVTYATLMMLVARVEDRKAVLGLYNHAFEMKNGRGEDSFPRLGSMIVEYENPLKKVAEQFVPHQQRVSTALQSVHDIYLRRNITAEQWRQSQIISIISVPVQMLNPVTSDVPPVEYLSLDTIQKWILFGYTLCHQQLAMPGVTDMWRTALQDGYCITLYRDEIIMFHKEFQNLLDGMKGYSKRVKDIQDAATQAVTLRGPIHRERRNYLRTALKEMSLILSDQPGLLGPKILVVLQALSMARDEVLWLIRHACTPPPKGKKLNQEDFVDVKLPQLLLFIEEIRGMMQKYVSVLQRYFIQYLGGFDVNLLKEVVQKISVCSDDISIIMTSFIDDLSQLNVKQVEAGDTFDFESMRLDWMRLQAYTSVRGTSPELKDNRDLAVLMNNVSFHSKLVDVPERLLMEVSDLSIFCFYPSFFEDAFLKSVEDPNYSRYSIAFPLICSHFMSSTNEYCPEERYPIGERSLSAVNMFLDSMAKEARNILSQVGPEHIQLNQQLWQIQAVRLMTELSGDRKKDKNKKNIQSEFVPPGTESFRKSRESLTALDRKLIALTEISRGITYTDAIPVWEHIFAPREYLNTHLEEFFTKSVITMVQFDADNLRIARPSELLGNVKTTMATLRGLENFTGVDMARLFNHVLLQQTQPEDSQGAITITNMYSTWYLDAFLRRVTTDSVVYSPRRRSFVNKPGQSFRAEEYTDVNELQALAELLGAYGMKHLGQKLLVQVGHQVGEIKKLVVQNKDVLSNLRSCFDKQDQCMEQIRRLKNIDDFVLRVTIVGVILTFRSLTQEALETVLHKRVPFLMNSIVDFKDHFPQGNNDRPLVEEMATSAGLQCEIDPVLCQALRGHKEKKPEDDSLIWSLFLVFAAVTLPSLAYRDASDYNAELEAHENNAHCMAVAINRLAGALCFNNGDSVEERMREFLAVASSSLLKLGIEMEKDVKTRESTYLLLDLIVNESPYLTMDVLESCFPYALLRNAYHEVYQKMENWL, from the exons ATGGATCGCGGTGTATCGGTAACAGAACAAAGATTGGCAGAAAAACTGTCCATCTTGAATGATCGAGGGCTTGGAATGATCACAAGAATTTATAACATCAAGAAA GCATGCTCAGATGCAAAAGCAAGGCCAGGGTTTTTGTCAGACAAGTCCTTGGATCCTGCAATTAAAGCTATTGTCAAAAAGTTCCCTGTTACAGATACAAAG AGTCCTCAGCTTCAACCACTTCACAATGTTCAAAATGACGTTCTTAAAGGTCTCTCAAATTACTATTACACATTTGTGGATGTCATGGAATTTAGG GATAACACAAGTGAACTGTTAACAGAAATTGATGCCAATTTTGTCCACTTTGACATT ACCCTAAACTACGGATTGACAAAGTCTTACTTGGACCTGATTGTCACCTATGCAACACTTATGATGCTGGTGGCACGGGTGGAAGATCGTAAAGCTGTCCTGGGTCTTTATAACCATGCCTTTGAAATGAAGAATGGAAGAGG GGAAGACTCCTTCCCAAGGTTGGGTTCAATGATTGTGGAGTATGAAAATCCACTGAAAAAGGTGGCAGAACAGTTTGTACCTCACCAACAG CGTGTCTCAACTGCTCTTCAGTCAGTTCATGACATTTATCTCAGGAGAAATATAACTGCAGAACAG TGGCGACAGTCACAGATTATCAGCATTATTAGTGTTCCAGTACAGATGTTGAACCCAGTAACCAGTGATGTT CCCCCTGTTGAGTATCTGTCTCTGGACACCATTCAGAAGTGGATTTTAT TTGGGTACACCCTTTGCCACCAACAACTTGCGATGCCAGGTGTAACAGACATGTGGAGGACGGCATTGCAAGATGGGTACTGCATAACTCTGTACAGAGATGAAATTATCATGTTTCACAAAGAATTCCAGAATTTGCTTGATGGAATGAAAGG GTACAGCAAACGTGTCAAGGATATTCAAGATGCAGCAACACAAGCAGTGACGTTGAG AGGTCCTATTCACAGAGAGCGTCGCAACTATCTTCGGACAGCCTTGAAGGAGATGTCTTTGATTCTCTCTGATCAGCCAGGGCTATTAGGACCAAAG ATTCTAGTGGTATTACAGGCTTTAAGCATGGCAAGAGATGAGGTACTGTGGCTGATCAGACATGCATGCACACCACCTCCAAAGGGCAAGAAGCTTAACCAAGAAGACTTTGTGGACGT tAAACTGCCTCAGCTGTTGCTCTTCATAGAAGAAATTCGAG GTATGATGCAGAAGTATGTGTCAGTACTGCAGCGGTATTTTATCCAGTACTTGGGTGGTTTTGATGTTAACCTGCTCAAAGAAGTTGTCCAG AAAATATCAGTTTGTTCTGATGACATTTCCATCATCATGACATCTTTTATTGATGACTTGTCACAGCTGAACGTGAAACAAG TTGAAGCAGGAGACACGTTCGATTTTGAGAGCATGAGGTTAGACTGGATGAGACTTCAG GCTTACACCAGCGTGCGTGGTACATCACCTGAATTGAAGGACAACAGAGATTTAGCCGTGCTAATGAATAACGTGTCCTTCCACTCCAAACTGGTCGATGTCCCGGAAAGGCTCTTAATGGAAGTTTCAGATCTCTCCATATTTTG TTTCTATCCTAGTTTTTTCGAAGACGCGTTTTTGAAGAGTGTGGAGGATCCTAATTATTCAAG ATATTCTATTGCCTTTCCGCTGATTTGTAGCCATTTTATGTCCAGCACAAACGAATATTGTCCAGAGGAG CGGTATCCAATCGGCGAGCGCAGTCTGTCAGCCGTGAATATGTTTTTAGATTCCATGGCCAAGGAAGCCAGGAATATCTTGAGCCAGGTGGGCCCGGAACATATTCAACTCAATCAACAG TTGTGGCAGATACAGGCCGTGCGATTGATGACAGAATTATCTGGCGATAGAAAGAAggacaagaacaaaaagaacATACAGAGCGAGTTTGTTCCACCTGGAACCGAGAGCTTTCGAAAGAGCAGAGAATCGCTCACCGC GTTGGACCGAAAACTAATTGCCTTGACAGAAATTTCTCGCGGAATAACATACACCGATGCGATTCCTGTGTGGGAACACATCTTTGCCCCTCGAGAGTACTTGAACACACATCTGGAGGAATTCTTCACCAA GTCTGTGATCACCATGGTCCAGTTTGACGCTGACAACCTCAGGATTGCGCGACCTTCGGAACTGCTTGGCAATGTTAAG ACGACGATGGCTACTCTGAGGGGGCTGGAAAACTTTA CTGGTGTTGACATGGCTCGTCTGTTTAACCACGTACTTCTTCAACAAACGCAACCTGAAGATAGCCAGGGCGCCATTACAATCACCAACATGTACTCGACATG GTACCTGGACGCGTTCTTGCGGCGTGTTACAACAGATAGCGTTGTTTACTCTCCTCGTCGTCGCTCATTTGTCAACAAACCGGGTCAGTCATTCAGAGCCGAGGAATACACAGATGTCAACG AACTTCAGGCTCTTGCAGAATTGCTTGGCGCGTATGGAATGAAACATCTCGGACAGAAATTATTGGTTCAAGTCGGCCACCAGGTTGGGGAGATTAAG AAACTCGTCGTCCAGAATAAAGACGTGTTGTCAAACTTGCGCTCATGCTTTGACAAACAAGATCAGTGTATGGAGCAGATCAGGAGGCTAAAAA ACATCGATGACTTCGTGCTGAGAGTAACTATCGTCGGAGTAATCCTGACTTTCCGTTCACTGACCCAGGAAGCCCTTGAAACA GTTCTCCACAAGAGGGTGCCATTCTTAATGAACTCTATCGTGGACTTCAAGGACCATTTTCCACAAGGAAACAACGATCGACCG CTCGTTGAAGAGATGGCGACGTCTGCGGGCCTTCAGTGTGAGATCGACCCTGTTCTTTGTCAAGCTCTGCGCGGGCATAAAG AAAAGAAACCCGAGGATGATTCTTTGATCTGGTCGCTATTTCTG GTATTTGCAGCTGTCACTTTACCATCGCTGGCCTACAGGGATGCCTCCGATTATAATGCTGAACTAGAAG CGCATGAAAACAACGCCCACTGTATGGCAGTGGCTATTAATCGCTTGGCAGGCGCACTGTGCTTTAACAATGGAGACAGCGTGGAAGAAAGAATGCGGGAATTCTTAGCT GTCGCCTCTTCAAGCCTCTTGAAGCTGGGAATTGAGATGGAGAAAGACGTCAAGACTCGCGAATCAACATATCTCCTTTTGGACTTG ATCGTGAATGAATCACCTTACCTGACAATGGACGTGTTGGAGTCGTGTTTCCCCTACGCCTTACTGAGAAATGCTTACCATGAAGTCTACCAG aAGATGGAGAACTGGCTCTGA